Within the Nocardioides humi genome, the region TTCCTCGACGGCCTGCCGCACGGCGCCTACTTCGGCGTCGCCAGCCTGGTCGCGGCCAGCCTGGTCACGCCCGAGCGGCGCGGCCGGGCGGTCGCCAGCGTGATGCTGGGCCTGTCCGTCGCCAATGTCGTCGGGGTCCCGCTGGCCACCTTCCTCGGCCAGCAGGTCGGCTGGCGCTCGACGTACCTCCTCGGCGGCCTGCTCGCCCTCGTCACGGCCGCGATGGTGCTGGCCGTGGTGCCGTCGGTGCCGGGCGCCGCCGAGGCGAGCGGCCGCAAGGAGGCCCGGGAGTTCTTCGGGAGCCTGCAGGTCTGGCTGACCATGGCGGTCGGCGCCGTCGGCTTCGGCGGCATGTTCGCCGTCTACTCCTATATCGCCAAGACCGTCACCGTCGTCGGCGGGCTGGACCGTGGCACCGTGCCGCTGTTCGTGCTCTCGCTCGGCCTCGGCATGGTCGTCGGCACCTGGCTGGCCGGCGAGCTCGCCGCCTGGTCGGTCTACCGCAGCCTGCTGCTCTCCGGCGTCACCGGCATCGCGCTGATGCTCGTCTACTACGTCGCCGCGCCCCACGGCTGGCTGCTCCTGCCGGTCGCCTTCCTGGTCACCGCCACCGGCTCGGTGCTCGTGGTCAACCTCCAGCTGCGGCTGATGGACGTCGCCGGCGACGCCGTCACCCTCGGCGCCGCCATGAACCACGCCGCGCTCAACATCGCCAACGCCCTGGGCGCCTGGCTCGGCGGCCTCGTCATCGCCGGCGGCTACGGCTACCGGGCGCCGGCCCTGGTCGGCGCCGGGCTCGCCGCCGTCGGCGTGCTGATCCTGCTCGTCTCCGCCGTCGTGCACCGCCGCAGTCTCGCGGTCGCGGCCGCCTGATCCCGCCGGCCCGGCGGCCTGTGGATCCTCGTTACCGGTCGCGGCCCGCGCCTGAGAGAATCGCTCCCATGTCCGCCACCACCGAGCACCCCCCTGTGCCGGAGACGGCCCAGCCGGCCGTGCCCGAGGGAGCCGCGCGGCCGCGCGTCCTCTCCGGCATCCAGCCGACCGCCGACTCCTTCCACTTCGGCAACTATCTCGGCGCGACGCGGCAGTGGGTGGACCTGCAGCGCGACCACCAGCCGTTCTTCTTCATCGCGGACCTGCACGCGATCACCGTCGAGCACGACCCGAAGGTGCTGCGCGAGCGGACCCTGCGTGCCGCCGCCCAGCTGCTGGCGATGGGCATCGACCCCGCACGCAGCGCGATCTTCGTGCAGAGTCA harbors:
- a CDS encoding MFS transporter, with amino-acid sequence MTSAPTTSTEARTEPEVSHHRPALAILALAVGGFTIGTTEFMTMGVLPEIARGVDVSVPAAGHVISAYALGVVVGVPILAFFGAALPRRGMLVGLMGAYAVFNLLSAAASSYHVLAVARFLDGLPHGAYFGVASLVAASLVTPERRGRAVASVMLGLSVANVVGVPLATFLGQQVGWRSTYLLGGLLALVTAAMVLAVVPSVPGAAEASGRKEAREFFGSLQVWLTMAVGAVGFGGMFAVYSYIAKTVTVVGGLDRGTVPLFVLSLGLGMVVGTWLAGELAAWSVYRSLLLSGVTGIALMLVYYVAAPHGWLLLPVAFLVTATGSVLVVNLQLRLMDVAGDAVTLGAAMNHAALNIANALGAWLGGLVIAGGYGYRAPALVGAGLAAVGVLILLVSAVVHRRSLAVAAA